In Acanthochromis polyacanthus isolate Apoly-LR-REF ecotype Palm Island chromosome 18, KAUST_Apoly_ChrSc, whole genome shotgun sequence, the following proteins share a genomic window:
- the enoph1 gene encoding enolase-phosphatase E1, producing the protein MASVSIPACTSALLLDIEGTTTPITFVKDILFPYIREHLEDYLSSHWEEDECKQDVHLLKKQIEEDMKQNRACPVHAVDQTVHTDEEKAIREVVENVLWQMAADRKSTALKQLQGHMWRSAYSSGRIKGEVYQDVIPSIKTWREQGLKVYIYSSGSVEAQKLLFGYSVEGDVLDLFDGHFDTGVGAKVDCKSYERIAERIGCQPEEITFLTDVTREAKAAEEAGVNVVVVVRPGNMELTDEERAHYNLITSFSQLQLMGRA; encoded by the exons ATGGCCTCTGTTTCTATTCCTGCCTGCACCAGTGCACTGCTGCTGGATATTGAAGGCACCACCACACCGATCACATTTGTAAAG GACATCTTATTTCCGTACATCAGGGAGCATCTTGAGGATTACCTGTCTTCTCACTGGGAAGAAGACGAGTGCAAACAAGATGTTCATCTCCTAAAGAAACAG ATTGAAGAGGACATGAAACAGAACCGGGCGTGTCCCGTCCACGCCGTGGACCAGACGGTTCACACGGACGAGGAGAAGGCCATCCGGGAGGTGGTGGAAAACGTGCTGTGGCAGATGGCGGCGGACAGGAAGTCCACAGCACTTAAACAGCTCCAGGGTCACATGTGGAGGTCAGCGTATTCTTCAGGGAGAATCAAAGGCGA GGTCTATCAGGACGTGATTCCATCCATCAAAACCTGGAGGGAACAGGGCCTCAAAGTCTACATTTACTCCTCCGGAAGCGTCGAGGCACAGAAACTTCTGTTTGGTTATTCTGTTGAAGGAGACGTTTTAGAT TTATTTGACGGTCACTTTGACACCGGTGTGGGGGCTAAAGTAGACTGCAAAAGCTATGAGAGAATTGCAGAGAGAATTGGCTGCCAACCCGAAGAAATCACATTCTTGACAGACGTCACCCGAG AGGCTAAAGCAGCAGAGGAAGCCGGGGTGAACGTGGTGGTGGTGGTCAGGCCTGGAAACATGGAGCTGACGGATGAGGAGAGGGCCCACTATAACCTCATAACCTCCTTTAGCCAACTTCAGCTGATGGGACGAGCTTAA
- the tmem150c gene encoding transmembrane protein 150C: protein MMWKCSPWALLPPAYSICTAAGLWLVYIVAIYSETVLPLNSQSRTRNGSRYPPFISVSGNFPPASCIFSGVMNMAAFVGWIIGVLRYLQLKRALDKSWLNFGSLLSFSIACFGMTVVGNVQVFNQMMIHNSGTIMTFGPGCLFCWLQSYLTLRADLRKEGRKTAIARFLLSAVITLCIIIHCSFIAVRSLLNAARWQWALVMFVLMFIGTFGIEFRHSSFEIVCTDTPRHPVRQSETSEESRQQLEQPSEL, encoded by the exons ATGATGTGGAAGTGCAGCCCGTGGGCTCTTCTGCCTCCTGCCTACTCCATCTGCACCGCTGCTGGACTCTGGCTGGT GTACATTGTGGCTATTTACAGTGAGACTGTGCTACCTCTGAATTCTCAGTCCAG GACAAGAAATGGATCCAGATATCCTCCCTTCATCAG TGTTTCAGGAAACTTCCCACCAGCCAGCTGCATCTTCAGCGGGGTCATGAACATGGCAGCATTTGTGG GGTGGATCATTGGCGTCCTCAGATACCTTCAGCTGAAAAGAGCACTTGACAAATCGTGGCTGAACTTCGGCAGTCTGCTGAGTTTCTCTATCGCCTGCTTTGGGATGACGGTGGTAGGAAACGTCCAG GTATTCAACCAGATGATGATTCACAACTCAGGCACCATAATGACGTTTGGCCCGGGCTGTCTGTTCTGCTGGCTTCAGTCCTACCTCACACTGAGAGCTGACCtgaggaaggaggggaggaagaccGCCATCGCTCGCTTCCTGCTGTCTGCAGTCATCACTCTCTGCATCATAATCCATTGCA GCTTCATTGCAGTTCGCTCTCTTCTGAATGCAGCACGGTGGCAGTGGGCGCTGGTCATGTTCGTCCTCATGTTCATCGGCACATTCGGCATCGAGTTTCGTCACAGCAGCTTTGAGATCGTGTGCACGGACACGCCGAGGCATCCCGTCAGACAGTCTGAGACGTCTGAAgagtccaggcagcagctggagcAGCCGTCGGAGCTTTAG